In one Silene latifolia isolate original U9 population chromosome 10, ASM4854445v1, whole genome shotgun sequence genomic region, the following are encoded:
- the LOC141605245 gene encoding large ribosomal subunit protein uL3y-like, producing the protein MSHRKFEHPRHGSLGFLPRKRASRQRGKVKAFPTDNQEKPCMLTAFIGYKAGMTHIVRDVEKPGSKLHKKETCEAVTIVEVPPMVVVGVVGYGKTPRGLRTVNTVWAQHLSEDVKRRFYKNWCSSKKKAFTKNAAKYETEPGKREICSQLEKMKKYCSVIRVIAHTQIRKMKGLKQKKAHMMEIQVNGGDVAKKVDYAYSLFEKQVPVDAVFQKDEMIDIIGVTKGKGYEGVVTRWGVTRLPRKTHRGLRKVACIGAWHPARVSYTVARAGQNGYHHRTEMNKKIYRVGKAGTDSHLAMTDYDRTVKEITPMGGFPHYGVVKNDYLLIKGCCVGPKKRVVTLRQSLVKQTSRMASEVINIKHIDTSSKFGHGRFQTSEEKAVQFGRSTPTAAR; encoded by the exons ATGTCTCATCGGAAATTTGAGCACCCAAGACATGGTTCTCTGGGATTTCTTCCAAGGAAAAGGGCATCCCGTCAAAGGGGGAAAG TGAAGGCATTCCCCACAGATAATCAGGAGAAGCCTTGCATGTTAACTGCCTTTATTGGCTACAAAGCTGGAATGACACACATAGTCAGAGATGTTGAAAAACCCGGATCAA AATTACACAAGAAAGAGACATGTGAGGCAGTCACCATTGTAGAAGTTCCGCCAATGGTAGTGGTTGGAGTAGTTGGTTATGGCAAAACGCCTCGTGGCCTTCGAACTGTAAATACAGTGTGGGCACAACACCTGAGCGAGGATGTGAAAAGAAGATTCTACAAAAACTGGTGCAGCTCCAAGAAAAAAGCTTTTACCAAGAACGCTGCCAAGTATGAGACTGAACCTGGTAAACGGGAAATCTGTTCCCAGTTGGAGAAAATGAAGAAATATTGCTCAGTAATTCGTGTCATTGCTCACACCCAG ATCAGAAAAATGAAAGGGCTAAAGCAAAAGAAGGCTCACATGATGGAGATACAAGTGAATGGAGGCGATGTGGCTAAGAAAGTGGATTATGCCTACAGTCTGTTTGAAAAGCAGGTTCCTGTTGATGCTGTTTTCCAAAAGGATGAGATGATTGACATTATTGGTGTGACCAAAGGTAAAGGTTATGAGGGTGTAGTGACCCGTTGGGGAGTAACACGTCTTCCTCGCAAGACGCATCGTGGGCTTAGGAAGGTTGCTTGCATAGGAGCCTGGCATCCAGCTAGGGTTTCATATACAGTTGCCAGGGCTGGGCAAAATGGATACCACCACCGTACTGAGATGAACAAGAAGATTTATAGAGTCGGAAAGGCTGGTACCGACTCACATTTAGCCATGACTGACTATGACAG GACTGTGAAGGAGATTACACCAATGGGTGGATTCCCCCATTATGGTGTCGTGAAAAACGACTACCTCCTTATTAAAGGATGCTGTGTGGGTCCGAAGAAGAGAGTTGTGACATTGCGACAGTCGCTAGTGAAGCAGACGTCCAGGATGGCTTCGGAGGTAATCAATATCAAGCATATTGATACTTCCTCTAAGTTTGGGCATGGTCGTTTCCAGACTAGCGAGGAGAAGGCGGTTCAATTTGGACGGTCCACGCCTACTGCTGCGCGCTGA